From Serinus canaria isolate serCan28SL12 chromosome 24, serCan2020, whole genome shotgun sequence, one genomic window encodes:
- the ST14 gene encoding suppressor of tumorigenicity 14 protein isoform X1 has protein sequence MERGPPANSAGVRYSTQLQDMNNLDEGVEFLPAMNSKKMEKRGPRRPVVITVLIIVFLLVSLTTGLLFWHFKYRNIPVQKVFNGHLRVLNWEFLDAYENSSSPEFSMLARKVKSTVEEIYKNHADIGPYHKETVITAFSEGSVIAYYWSEFLVPKYREESLNRAIADKQSLVQRWNPRLRNPMLKVESVIAFPVDPSIAHSARDNSCMFSLHAKEGEVTSFTTPGFPNSPYPNNALCYWALRADASSTISLTFKTLELEPCRDDSDYIKVYDSLSPVEPHALVRLCGNYAPSYNLTFLSSQNVMLVTLVTNKEGRFPGFKAEFFQLPKLKACGETLKGDSGTFTTPYYPAHYPPDMDCVWNIEVPSIKNVKVRFNMFFVLEPGIPVSSCTKDYVQINGTRYCGERSQFVVASTTNKIELRFHSDQSYTDTGFSAEFLSYDSSDPCPGKFTCNTGRCIDRSMRCDGWLDCVDGSDERSCTCTEQQFKCQNGWCKPRFWVCDNVNDCGDNSDELQCSCSADSFKCDNGKCVPSTQKCDGKDNCGDGSDEGSCSTAGQTTVPCKEYTYKCRSGHCISKQNPECDGEQDCEDHSDEDNCNCGLRSYVRKSRIVGGQNSDVGEWPWQVSLHVKGQGHICGASLVSASWLVSAAHCFLPLQGIRYSDPSLWTAYLGLTDQGDRSGPNVQTRKIKRIISHPFFNDYTYDYDIAVLELQSPVTFTAVVQPICLPDATHNFPVGKDLWVTGWGATAEGGTGAAILQKAEIRLINQTVCNQLLTDQLTPRMMCVGILTGGVDACQGDSGGPLVSVEPSSRMFLAGVVSWGDGCAQRNKPGVYSRLTSLRDWIQEHTGL, from the exons atgGAGCGAGGCCCCCCAGCCAACAGTGCCGGCGTGCGGTACAGCACCCAGCTGCAG gacATGAACAACCTGGACGAAGGGGTGGAGTTCCTCCCTGCGATGAACTCCAAGAAGATGGAGAAGCGTGGCCCAAGGCGGCCGGTGGTCATCACTGTCCTGATCattgtttttctgcttgtctCTCTCACCACTGGCCTCCTGTTTTGGCACTTCAAAT ATAGGAACATACCTGTCCAGAAGGTTTTCAATGGCCATTTGCGGGTTctgaactgggaattcctggatgCCTATGAGAACTCCAGCTCTCCAGAGTTCAGTATGCTGGCCAGGAAGGTGAAGAGCACG GTGGAGGAGATCTACAAGAATCATGCTGATATTGGTCCTTACCACAAAGAGACAGTAATCACTGCCTTCAG TGAAGGCAGTGTCATTGCCTACTACTGGTCAGAATTCCTTGTGCCCAAATACCGTGAAGAGAGCCTCAACAGGGCAATAGCTGACAAGCAGAGCCTGGTGCAGAGGTGGAACCCCCGCCTGAGAAACCCCATGCTGAAGGTGGAGTCAGTCATTGCTTTCC CTGTGGACCCCAGCATAGCTCACTCTGCCCGGGACA ACAGCTGCATGTTCTCCCTTCACGCCAAGGAAGGGGAGGTCACCAGTTTCACCACGCCAGGCTTCCCCAACAGCCCATACCCCAACAATGCCCTCTGCTACTGGGCATTGAGGGCAGATGCCAGTTCCACCATCAGTCTCACCTTCAAGACCTTGGAGCTGGAGCCATGCAGAGATGACAGTGACTACATCAAGGTGTACGACTCTCTGAGCCCCGTGGAGCCCCACGCCTTGGTTAG GCTTTGTGGGAATTATGCCCCATCCTACAACCTGACCTTCCTGTCCTCCCAGAACGTCATGCTAGTCACATTGGTTACCAACAAGGAGGGGCGATTCCCTGGCTTTAAGGCTGAGTTCTTCCAGCTCCCAAAGCTGAAAG CCTGTGGTGAGACCCTGAAGGGAGACAGCGGCACCTTCACAACTCCCTATTACCCAGCACACTACCCCCCAGACATGGACTGTGTCTGGAACATTGAG GTTCCCTCTATAAAGAATGTGAAGGTGCGTTTCAACATGTTCTTTGTGCTGGAGCCTGGGATCCCAGTCAGCTCCTGCACCAAAGACTATGTGCAGATCAACGGCACAAG gtACTGTGGGGAGCGCTCCCAGTTTGTGGTGGCCAGTACCACCAACAAAATCGAGCTCCGATTCCACTCGGACCAATCCTACACAGACACAGGCTTCTCTGCAGAGTTCCTGTCCTATGACTCCAGTGACC cctgccctggcaaGTTCACTTGCAATACTGGCCGCTGCATCGACAGGAGCATGCGCTGCGATGGGTGGCTGGACTGTGTGGATGGCAGTGATGAGAGGTCCTGCA CCTGTACCGAGCAGCAGTTCAAGTGCCAGAACGGCTGGTGCAAGCCCAGATTCTGGGTCTGTGACAACGTGAACGACTGTGGCGACAACAGTGATGAGCTACAGTGCA gctgttCAGCTGACAGCTTCAAGTGCGACAATGGGAAGTgtgtccccagcacacagaaatgTGATGGCAAGGACAACTGTGGGGATGGGAGCGAtgagggcagctgcagcacag caggccAGACCACGGTGCCCTGCAAGGAGTACACGTACAAGTGCCGCAGTGGACACTGCATCAGCAAACAGAACCCTGAGTGCGACGGGGAGCAGGACTGTGAGGACCACTCTGATGAGGATAATTGCA ACTGTGGTCTCCGCTCCTATGTCAGGAAGTCACGGATCGTTGGTGGGCAGAACTCGGACGTGGGAGAGTGGCCGTGGCAGGTCAGCCTGCACGTCAAGGGCCAGGGCCACATCTGTGGGGCCTCGTTGGTGTCAGCAAGCTGGCTGGTGTCGGCAGCACACTGCTTCCTGCCACTGCAAGGCATCAG GTATTCAGACCCCAGCCTATGGACAGCCTACCTGGGGCTGACTGACCAAGGTGACCGCAGCGGCCCCAATGTGCAAACCCGCAAAATCAAGCGCATCATCTCCCACCCCTTCTTCAATGACTACACCTATGACTATGACATTGCTGTGCTGGAGTTGCAGAGCCCTGTCACCTTCACAGCCGTCGTCCAGCCCATTTGCCTGCCTGATGCCACCCACAACTTCCCTGTGGGCAAGGACCTGTGGGTGACTGGATGGGGAGCAACTGCAGAAGGAG GCACGGGAGCCGCCAtcctgcagaaggcagagatCCGGCTTATCAACCAGACTGTGTGTAACCAGCTCCTGACAGACCAGCTGACGCCACGCATGATGTGCGTGGGGATCCTAACTGGTGGTGTGGATGCCTGCCAG GGAGACTCTGGGGGGCCCCTGGTCAGTGTGGAGCCCAGTAGCCGGATGTTCCTGGCCGGCGTGGTGAGCTGGGGAGATGGCTGTGCCCAGAGGAACAAACCTGGGGTGTACAGCCGGCTTACAAGCCTGCGAGACTGGATCCAGGAGCACACAGGCCTCTAG
- the ST14 gene encoding suppressor of tumorigenicity 14 protein isoform X4 encodes MLARKVKSTVEEIYKNHADIGPYHKETVITAFSEGSVIAYYWSEFLVPKYREESLNRAIADKQSLVQRWNPRLRNPMLKVESVIAFPVDPSIAHSARDNSCMFSLHAKEGEVTSFTTPGFPNSPYPNNALCYWALRADASSTISLTFKTLELEPCRDDSDYIKVYDSLSPVEPHALVRLCGNYAPSYNLTFLSSQNVMLVTLVTNKEGRFPGFKAEFFQLPKLKACGETLKGDSGTFTTPYYPAHYPPDMDCVWNIEVPSIKNVKVRFNMFFVLEPGIPVSSCTKDYVQINGTRYCGERSQFVVASTTNKIELRFHSDQSYTDTGFSAEFLSYDSSDPCPGKFTCNTGRCIDRSMRCDGWLDCVDGSDERSCTCTEQQFKCQNGWCKPRFWVCDNVNDCGDNSDELQCSCSADSFKCDNGKCVPSTQKCDGKDNCGDGSDEGSCSTAGQTTVPCKEYTYKCRSGHCISKQNPECDGEQDCEDHSDEDNCNCGLRSYVRKSRIVGGQNSDVGEWPWQVSLHVKGQGHICGASLVSASWLVSAAHCFLPLQGIRYSDPSLWTAYLGLTDQGDRSGPNVQTRKIKRIISHPFFNDYTYDYDIAVLELQSPVTFTAVVQPICLPDATHNFPVGKDLWVTGWGATAEGGTGAAILQKAEIRLINQTVCNQLLTDQLTPRMMCVGILTGGVDACQGDSGGPLVSVEPSSRMFLAGVVSWGDGCAQRNKPGVYSRLTSLRDWIQEHTGL; translated from the exons ATGCTGGCCAGGAAGGTGAAGAGCACG GTGGAGGAGATCTACAAGAATCATGCTGATATTGGTCCTTACCACAAAGAGACAGTAATCACTGCCTTCAG TGAAGGCAGTGTCATTGCCTACTACTGGTCAGAATTCCTTGTGCCCAAATACCGTGAAGAGAGCCTCAACAGGGCAATAGCTGACAAGCAGAGCCTGGTGCAGAGGTGGAACCCCCGCCTGAGAAACCCCATGCTGAAGGTGGAGTCAGTCATTGCTTTCC CTGTGGACCCCAGCATAGCTCACTCTGCCCGGGACA ACAGCTGCATGTTCTCCCTTCACGCCAAGGAAGGGGAGGTCACCAGTTTCACCACGCCAGGCTTCCCCAACAGCCCATACCCCAACAATGCCCTCTGCTACTGGGCATTGAGGGCAGATGCCAGTTCCACCATCAGTCTCACCTTCAAGACCTTGGAGCTGGAGCCATGCAGAGATGACAGTGACTACATCAAGGTGTACGACTCTCTGAGCCCCGTGGAGCCCCACGCCTTGGTTAG GCTTTGTGGGAATTATGCCCCATCCTACAACCTGACCTTCCTGTCCTCCCAGAACGTCATGCTAGTCACATTGGTTACCAACAAGGAGGGGCGATTCCCTGGCTTTAAGGCTGAGTTCTTCCAGCTCCCAAAGCTGAAAG CCTGTGGTGAGACCCTGAAGGGAGACAGCGGCACCTTCACAACTCCCTATTACCCAGCACACTACCCCCCAGACATGGACTGTGTCTGGAACATTGAG GTTCCCTCTATAAAGAATGTGAAGGTGCGTTTCAACATGTTCTTTGTGCTGGAGCCTGGGATCCCAGTCAGCTCCTGCACCAAAGACTATGTGCAGATCAACGGCACAAG gtACTGTGGGGAGCGCTCCCAGTTTGTGGTGGCCAGTACCACCAACAAAATCGAGCTCCGATTCCACTCGGACCAATCCTACACAGACACAGGCTTCTCTGCAGAGTTCCTGTCCTATGACTCCAGTGACC cctgccctggcaaGTTCACTTGCAATACTGGCCGCTGCATCGACAGGAGCATGCGCTGCGATGGGTGGCTGGACTGTGTGGATGGCAGTGATGAGAGGTCCTGCA CCTGTACCGAGCAGCAGTTCAAGTGCCAGAACGGCTGGTGCAAGCCCAGATTCTGGGTCTGTGACAACGTGAACGACTGTGGCGACAACAGTGATGAGCTACAGTGCA gctgttCAGCTGACAGCTTCAAGTGCGACAATGGGAAGTgtgtccccagcacacagaaatgTGATGGCAAGGACAACTGTGGGGATGGGAGCGAtgagggcagctgcagcacag caggccAGACCACGGTGCCCTGCAAGGAGTACACGTACAAGTGCCGCAGTGGACACTGCATCAGCAAACAGAACCCTGAGTGCGACGGGGAGCAGGACTGTGAGGACCACTCTGATGAGGATAATTGCA ACTGTGGTCTCCGCTCCTATGTCAGGAAGTCACGGATCGTTGGTGGGCAGAACTCGGACGTGGGAGAGTGGCCGTGGCAGGTCAGCCTGCACGTCAAGGGCCAGGGCCACATCTGTGGGGCCTCGTTGGTGTCAGCAAGCTGGCTGGTGTCGGCAGCACACTGCTTCCTGCCACTGCAAGGCATCAG GTATTCAGACCCCAGCCTATGGACAGCCTACCTGGGGCTGACTGACCAAGGTGACCGCAGCGGCCCCAATGTGCAAACCCGCAAAATCAAGCGCATCATCTCCCACCCCTTCTTCAATGACTACACCTATGACTATGACATTGCTGTGCTGGAGTTGCAGAGCCCTGTCACCTTCACAGCCGTCGTCCAGCCCATTTGCCTGCCTGATGCCACCCACAACTTCCCTGTGGGCAAGGACCTGTGGGTGACTGGATGGGGAGCAACTGCAGAAGGAG GCACGGGAGCCGCCAtcctgcagaaggcagagatCCGGCTTATCAACCAGACTGTGTGTAACCAGCTCCTGACAGACCAGCTGACGCCACGCATGATGTGCGTGGGGATCCTAACTGGTGGTGTGGATGCCTGCCAG GGAGACTCTGGGGGGCCCCTGGTCAGTGTGGAGCCCAGTAGCCGGATGTTCCTGGCCGGCGTGGTGAGCTGGGGAGATGGCTGTGCCCAGAGGAACAAACCTGGGGTGTACAGCCGGCTTACAAGCCTGCGAGACTGGATCCAGGAGCACACAGGCCTCTAG
- the ST14 gene encoding suppressor of tumorigenicity 14 protein isoform X3, producing the protein MNNLDEGVEFLPAMNSKKMEKRGPRRPVVITVLIIVFLLVSLTTGLLFWHFKYRNIPVQKVFNGHLRVLNWEFLDAYENSSSPEFSMLARKVKSTVEEIYKNHADIGPYHKETVITAFSEGSVIAYYWSEFLVPKYREESLNRAIADKQSLVQRWNPRLRNPMLKVESVIAFPVDPSIAHSARDNSCMFSLHAKEGEVTSFTTPGFPNSPYPNNALCYWALRADASSTISLTFKTLELEPCRDDSDYIKVYDSLSPVEPHALVRLCGNYAPSYNLTFLSSQNVMLVTLVTNKEGRFPGFKAEFFQLPKLKACGETLKGDSGTFTTPYYPAHYPPDMDCVWNIEVPSIKNVKVRFNMFFVLEPGIPVSSCTKDYVQINGTRYCGERSQFVVASTTNKIELRFHSDQSYTDTGFSAEFLSYDSSDPCPGKFTCNTGRCIDRSMRCDGWLDCVDGSDERSCTCTEQQFKCQNGWCKPRFWVCDNVNDCGDNSDELQCSCSADSFKCDNGKCVPSTQKCDGKDNCGDGSDEGSCSTAGQTTVPCKEYTYKCRSGHCISKQNPECDGEQDCEDHSDEDNCNCGLRSYVRKSRIVGGQNSDVGEWPWQVSLHVKGQGHICGASLVSASWLVSAAHCFLPLQGIRYSDPSLWTAYLGLTDQGDRSGPNVQTRKIKRIISHPFFNDYTYDYDIAVLELQSPVTFTAVVQPICLPDATHNFPVGKDLWVTGWGATAEGGTGAAILQKAEIRLINQTVCNQLLTDQLTPRMMCVGILTGGVDACQGDSGGPLVSVEPSSRMFLAGVVSWGDGCAQRNKPGVYSRLTSLRDWIQEHTGL; encoded by the exons ATGAACAACCTGGACGAAGGGGTGGAGTTCCTCCCTGCGATGAACTCCAAGAAGATGGAGAAGCGTGGCCCAAGGCGGCCGGTGGTCATCACTGTCCTGATCattgtttttctgcttgtctCTCTCACCACTGGCCTCCTGTTTTGGCACTTCAAAT ATAGGAACATACCTGTCCAGAAGGTTTTCAATGGCCATTTGCGGGTTctgaactgggaattcctggatgCCTATGAGAACTCCAGCTCTCCAGAGTTCAGTATGCTGGCCAGGAAGGTGAAGAGCACG GTGGAGGAGATCTACAAGAATCATGCTGATATTGGTCCTTACCACAAAGAGACAGTAATCACTGCCTTCAG TGAAGGCAGTGTCATTGCCTACTACTGGTCAGAATTCCTTGTGCCCAAATACCGTGAAGAGAGCCTCAACAGGGCAATAGCTGACAAGCAGAGCCTGGTGCAGAGGTGGAACCCCCGCCTGAGAAACCCCATGCTGAAGGTGGAGTCAGTCATTGCTTTCC CTGTGGACCCCAGCATAGCTCACTCTGCCCGGGACA ACAGCTGCATGTTCTCCCTTCACGCCAAGGAAGGGGAGGTCACCAGTTTCACCACGCCAGGCTTCCCCAACAGCCCATACCCCAACAATGCCCTCTGCTACTGGGCATTGAGGGCAGATGCCAGTTCCACCATCAGTCTCACCTTCAAGACCTTGGAGCTGGAGCCATGCAGAGATGACAGTGACTACATCAAGGTGTACGACTCTCTGAGCCCCGTGGAGCCCCACGCCTTGGTTAG GCTTTGTGGGAATTATGCCCCATCCTACAACCTGACCTTCCTGTCCTCCCAGAACGTCATGCTAGTCACATTGGTTACCAACAAGGAGGGGCGATTCCCTGGCTTTAAGGCTGAGTTCTTCCAGCTCCCAAAGCTGAAAG CCTGTGGTGAGACCCTGAAGGGAGACAGCGGCACCTTCACAACTCCCTATTACCCAGCACACTACCCCCCAGACATGGACTGTGTCTGGAACATTGAG GTTCCCTCTATAAAGAATGTGAAGGTGCGTTTCAACATGTTCTTTGTGCTGGAGCCTGGGATCCCAGTCAGCTCCTGCACCAAAGACTATGTGCAGATCAACGGCACAAG gtACTGTGGGGAGCGCTCCCAGTTTGTGGTGGCCAGTACCACCAACAAAATCGAGCTCCGATTCCACTCGGACCAATCCTACACAGACACAGGCTTCTCTGCAGAGTTCCTGTCCTATGACTCCAGTGACC cctgccctggcaaGTTCACTTGCAATACTGGCCGCTGCATCGACAGGAGCATGCGCTGCGATGGGTGGCTGGACTGTGTGGATGGCAGTGATGAGAGGTCCTGCA CCTGTACCGAGCAGCAGTTCAAGTGCCAGAACGGCTGGTGCAAGCCCAGATTCTGGGTCTGTGACAACGTGAACGACTGTGGCGACAACAGTGATGAGCTACAGTGCA gctgttCAGCTGACAGCTTCAAGTGCGACAATGGGAAGTgtgtccccagcacacagaaatgTGATGGCAAGGACAACTGTGGGGATGGGAGCGAtgagggcagctgcagcacag caggccAGACCACGGTGCCCTGCAAGGAGTACACGTACAAGTGCCGCAGTGGACACTGCATCAGCAAACAGAACCCTGAGTGCGACGGGGAGCAGGACTGTGAGGACCACTCTGATGAGGATAATTGCA ACTGTGGTCTCCGCTCCTATGTCAGGAAGTCACGGATCGTTGGTGGGCAGAACTCGGACGTGGGAGAGTGGCCGTGGCAGGTCAGCCTGCACGTCAAGGGCCAGGGCCACATCTGTGGGGCCTCGTTGGTGTCAGCAAGCTGGCTGGTGTCGGCAGCACACTGCTTCCTGCCACTGCAAGGCATCAG GTATTCAGACCCCAGCCTATGGACAGCCTACCTGGGGCTGACTGACCAAGGTGACCGCAGCGGCCCCAATGTGCAAACCCGCAAAATCAAGCGCATCATCTCCCACCCCTTCTTCAATGACTACACCTATGACTATGACATTGCTGTGCTGGAGTTGCAGAGCCCTGTCACCTTCACAGCCGTCGTCCAGCCCATTTGCCTGCCTGATGCCACCCACAACTTCCCTGTGGGCAAGGACCTGTGGGTGACTGGATGGGGAGCAACTGCAGAAGGAG GCACGGGAGCCGCCAtcctgcagaaggcagagatCCGGCTTATCAACCAGACTGTGTGTAACCAGCTCCTGACAGACCAGCTGACGCCACGCATGATGTGCGTGGGGATCCTAACTGGTGGTGTGGATGCCTGCCAG GGAGACTCTGGGGGGCCCCTGGTCAGTGTGGAGCCCAGTAGCCGGATGTTCCTGGCCGGCGTGGTGAGCTGGGGAGATGGCTGTGCCCAGAGGAACAAACCTGGGGTGTACAGCCGGCTTACAAGCCTGCGAGACTGGATCCAGGAGCACACAGGCCTCTAG
- the ST14 gene encoding suppressor of tumorigenicity 14 protein isoform X2: protein MERGPPANSAGVRYSTQLQDMNNLDEGVEFLPAMNSKKMEKRGPRRPVVITVLIIVFLLVSLTTGLLFWHFKYRNIPVQKVFNGHLRVLNWEFLDAYENSSSPEFSMLARKVKSTVEEIYKNHADIGPYHKETVITAFSEGSVIAYYWSEFLVPKYREESLNRAIADKQSLVQRWNPRLRNPMLKVESVIAFPVDPSIAHSARDNSCMFSLHAKEGEVTSFTTPGFPNSPYPNNALCYWALRADASSTISLTFKTLELEPCRDDSDYIKVYDSLSPVEPHALVRLCGNYAPSYNLTFLSSQNVMLVTLVTNKEGRFPGFKAEFFQLPKLKACGETLKGDSGTFTTPYYPAHYPPDMDCVWNIEVPSIKNVKVRFNMFFVLEPGIPVSSCTKDYVQINGTRYCGERSQFVVASTTNKIELRFHSDQSYTDTGFSAEFLSYDSSDPCPGKFTCNTGRCIDRSMRCDGWLDCVDGSDERSCTCTEQQFKCQNGWCKPRFWVCDNVNDCGDNSDELQCSCSADSFKCDNGKCVPSTQKCDGKDNCGDGSDEGSCSTGQTTVPCKEYTYKCRSGHCISKQNPECDGEQDCEDHSDEDNCNCGLRSYVRKSRIVGGQNSDVGEWPWQVSLHVKGQGHICGASLVSASWLVSAAHCFLPLQGIRYSDPSLWTAYLGLTDQGDRSGPNVQTRKIKRIISHPFFNDYTYDYDIAVLELQSPVTFTAVVQPICLPDATHNFPVGKDLWVTGWGATAEGGTGAAILQKAEIRLINQTVCNQLLTDQLTPRMMCVGILTGGVDACQGDSGGPLVSVEPSSRMFLAGVVSWGDGCAQRNKPGVYSRLTSLRDWIQEHTGL from the exons atgGAGCGAGGCCCCCCAGCCAACAGTGCCGGCGTGCGGTACAGCACCCAGCTGCAG gacATGAACAACCTGGACGAAGGGGTGGAGTTCCTCCCTGCGATGAACTCCAAGAAGATGGAGAAGCGTGGCCCAAGGCGGCCGGTGGTCATCACTGTCCTGATCattgtttttctgcttgtctCTCTCACCACTGGCCTCCTGTTTTGGCACTTCAAAT ATAGGAACATACCTGTCCAGAAGGTTTTCAATGGCCATTTGCGGGTTctgaactgggaattcctggatgCCTATGAGAACTCCAGCTCTCCAGAGTTCAGTATGCTGGCCAGGAAGGTGAAGAGCACG GTGGAGGAGATCTACAAGAATCATGCTGATATTGGTCCTTACCACAAAGAGACAGTAATCACTGCCTTCAG TGAAGGCAGTGTCATTGCCTACTACTGGTCAGAATTCCTTGTGCCCAAATACCGTGAAGAGAGCCTCAACAGGGCAATAGCTGACAAGCAGAGCCTGGTGCAGAGGTGGAACCCCCGCCTGAGAAACCCCATGCTGAAGGTGGAGTCAGTCATTGCTTTCC CTGTGGACCCCAGCATAGCTCACTCTGCCCGGGACA ACAGCTGCATGTTCTCCCTTCACGCCAAGGAAGGGGAGGTCACCAGTTTCACCACGCCAGGCTTCCCCAACAGCCCATACCCCAACAATGCCCTCTGCTACTGGGCATTGAGGGCAGATGCCAGTTCCACCATCAGTCTCACCTTCAAGACCTTGGAGCTGGAGCCATGCAGAGATGACAGTGACTACATCAAGGTGTACGACTCTCTGAGCCCCGTGGAGCCCCACGCCTTGGTTAG GCTTTGTGGGAATTATGCCCCATCCTACAACCTGACCTTCCTGTCCTCCCAGAACGTCATGCTAGTCACATTGGTTACCAACAAGGAGGGGCGATTCCCTGGCTTTAAGGCTGAGTTCTTCCAGCTCCCAAAGCTGAAAG CCTGTGGTGAGACCCTGAAGGGAGACAGCGGCACCTTCACAACTCCCTATTACCCAGCACACTACCCCCCAGACATGGACTGTGTCTGGAACATTGAG GTTCCCTCTATAAAGAATGTGAAGGTGCGTTTCAACATGTTCTTTGTGCTGGAGCCTGGGATCCCAGTCAGCTCCTGCACCAAAGACTATGTGCAGATCAACGGCACAAG gtACTGTGGGGAGCGCTCCCAGTTTGTGGTGGCCAGTACCACCAACAAAATCGAGCTCCGATTCCACTCGGACCAATCCTACACAGACACAGGCTTCTCTGCAGAGTTCCTGTCCTATGACTCCAGTGACC cctgccctggcaaGTTCACTTGCAATACTGGCCGCTGCATCGACAGGAGCATGCGCTGCGATGGGTGGCTGGACTGTGTGGATGGCAGTGATGAGAGGTCCTGCA CCTGTACCGAGCAGCAGTTCAAGTGCCAGAACGGCTGGTGCAAGCCCAGATTCTGGGTCTGTGACAACGTGAACGACTGTGGCGACAACAGTGATGAGCTACAGTGCA gctgttCAGCTGACAGCTTCAAGTGCGACAATGGGAAGTgtgtccccagcacacagaaatgTGATGGCAAGGACAACTGTGGGGATGGGAGCGAtgagggcagctgcagcacag gccAGACCACGGTGCCCTGCAAGGAGTACACGTACAAGTGCCGCAGTGGACACTGCATCAGCAAACAGAACCCTGAGTGCGACGGGGAGCAGGACTGTGAGGACCACTCTGATGAGGATAATTGCA ACTGTGGTCTCCGCTCCTATGTCAGGAAGTCACGGATCGTTGGTGGGCAGAACTCGGACGTGGGAGAGTGGCCGTGGCAGGTCAGCCTGCACGTCAAGGGCCAGGGCCACATCTGTGGGGCCTCGTTGGTGTCAGCAAGCTGGCTGGTGTCGGCAGCACACTGCTTCCTGCCACTGCAAGGCATCAG GTATTCAGACCCCAGCCTATGGACAGCCTACCTGGGGCTGACTGACCAAGGTGACCGCAGCGGCCCCAATGTGCAAACCCGCAAAATCAAGCGCATCATCTCCCACCCCTTCTTCAATGACTACACCTATGACTATGACATTGCTGTGCTGGAGTTGCAGAGCCCTGTCACCTTCACAGCCGTCGTCCAGCCCATTTGCCTGCCTGATGCCACCCACAACTTCCCTGTGGGCAAGGACCTGTGGGTGACTGGATGGGGAGCAACTGCAGAAGGAG GCACGGGAGCCGCCAtcctgcagaaggcagagatCCGGCTTATCAACCAGACTGTGTGTAACCAGCTCCTGACAGACCAGCTGACGCCACGCATGATGTGCGTGGGGATCCTAACTGGTGGTGTGGATGCCTGCCAG GGAGACTCTGGGGGGCCCCTGGTCAGTGTGGAGCCCAGTAGCCGGATGTTCCTGGCCGGCGTGGTGAGCTGGGGAGATGGCTGTGCCCAGAGGAACAAACCTGGGGTGTACAGCCGGCTTACAAGCCTGCGAGACTGGATCCAGGAGCACACAGGCCTCTAG